A DNA window from Camelina sativa cultivar DH55 chromosome 13, Cs, whole genome shotgun sequence contains the following coding sequences:
- the LOC104736669 gene encoding UMP-CMP kinase 3 isoform X2, with amino-acid sequence MGSIVNGANGTATGKKPTVIFVLGGPGSGKGTQCAYIVEHYGYTHLSAGDLLRAEIKSGSENGTMIQNMIKEGKIVPSEVTIKLLQKAIQENGNDKFLIDGFPRNEENRAAFEKVTEIEPKFVLFFDCPEEEMEKRLLGRNQGREDDNIETIRKRFKVFLESSLPVIQYYEAKGKVRKINAAKPIEAVFEEVKTIFSPEAEKVEA; translated from the exons ATGGGATCCATTGTTAATGGTGCAAATGGAACCGCAACTGGGAAGAAACCCACTGTTATTTTTGTCCTTG GTGGTCCTGGAAGTGGAAAAGGTACCCAGTGTGCCTATATCGTCGAACATTATGGTTACACACATCTGAGTGCTGGAGACCTTCTTAGGGCTGAAATTAAATCAGGTTCTGAGAATGG AACTATGATCCAGAATATGATTAAAGAAGGGAAGATTGTACCTTCTGAGGTTACAATCAAGCTTTTACAGAAAGCAATTCAGGAAAACGGGAATGATAAATTCCTCATTGATGGTTTCCCTCGCAATGAGGAAAACCGTGCAGCATTTGAGAAAGTT ACTGAGATTGAACCAAAGTTTGTCTTGTTCTTCGATTGCCCTgaggaagagatggagaagCGCCTGTTAGGCCGCAACCAG GGGAGAGAGGATGACAATATTGAGACTATAAGGAAGCGCTTTAAGGTGTTTCTTGAATCTAGCTTACCAGTGATTCAGTATTACGAAGCTAAGGGAAAAGTTAGGAAG ATTAATGCCGCCAAGCCCATTGAAGCTGTATTTGAGGAGGTGAAGACAATTTTTTCTCCTGAAGCTGAGAAG GTTGAAGCCTAG
- the LOC104736669 gene encoding UMP-CMP kinase 3 isoform X1 codes for MGSIVNGANGTATGKKPTVIFVLGGPGSGKGTQCAYIVEHYGYTHLSAGDLLRAEIKSGSENGTMIQNMIKEGKIVPSEVTIKLLQKAIQENGNDKFLIDGFPRNEENRAAFEKVTEIEPKFVLFFDCPEEEMEKRLLGRNQGREDDNIETIRKRFKVFLESSLPVIQYYEAKGKVRKINAAKPIEAVFEEVKTIFSPEAEKVKINSCSIL; via the exons ATGGGATCCATTGTTAATGGTGCAAATGGAACCGCAACTGGGAAGAAACCCACTGTTATTTTTGTCCTTG GTGGTCCTGGAAGTGGAAAAGGTACCCAGTGTGCCTATATCGTCGAACATTATGGTTACACACATCTGAGTGCTGGAGACCTTCTTAGGGCTGAAATTAAATCAGGTTCTGAGAATGG AACTATGATCCAGAATATGATTAAAGAAGGGAAGATTGTACCTTCTGAGGTTACAATCAAGCTTTTACAGAAAGCAATTCAGGAAAACGGGAATGATAAATTCCTCATTGATGGTTTCCCTCGCAATGAGGAAAACCGTGCAGCATTTGAGAAAGTT ACTGAGATTGAACCAAAGTTTGTCTTGTTCTTCGATTGCCCTgaggaagagatggagaagCGCCTGTTAGGCCGCAACCAG GGGAGAGAGGATGACAATATTGAGACTATAAGGAAGCGCTTTAAGGTGTTTCTTGAATCTAGCTTACCAGTGATTCAGTATTACGAAGCTAAGGGAAAAGTTAGGAAG ATTAATGCCGCCAAGCCCATTGAAGCTGTATTTGAGGAGGTGAAGACAATTTTTTCTCCTGAAGCTGAGAAGGTAAAAATCAATAGTTGTTCTATTCTCTAA
- the LOC104736672 gene encoding UMP-CMP kinase 3-like, with amino-acid sequence MIQNMIKEGKIVPSEVTIKLLQKAIQENGNDKFLIDGFPRNEENRAAFEKVTEIEPKFVLFFDCPEEEMEKRLLGRNQGREDDNIETIRKRFKVFLESSLPVIQYYEAKGKVRKINAAKPIEAVFEEVKTIFSPEAEKVKINSCSIL; translated from the exons ATGATCCAGAATATGATTAAAGAAGGGAAGATTGTACCTTCTGAGGTTACAATCAAGCTTTTACAGAAAGCAATTCAGGAAAACGGGAATGATAAATTCCTCATTGATGGTTTCCCTCGCAATGAGGAAAACCGTGCAGCATTTGAGAAAGTT ACTGAGATTGAACCAAAGTTTGTCTTGTTCTTCGATTGCCCTgaggaagagatggagaagCGCCTGTTAGGCCGCAACCAG GGGAGAGAGGATGACAATATTGAGACTATAAGGAAGCGCTTTAAGGTGTTTCTTGAATCTAGCTTACCAGTGATTCAGTATTACGAAGCTAAGGGAAAAGTTAGGAAG ATTAATGCCGCCAAGCCCATTGAAGCTGTATTTGAGGAGGTGAAGACAATTTTTTCTCCTGAAGCTGAGAAGGTAAAAATCAATAGTTGTTCTATTCTCTAA
- the LOC104736667 gene encoding phosphoglucan, water dikinase, chloroplastic isoform X2: MESIGSHHCCSSPFTFITRNSSTLPKLVNFTRRVHLSHQSHRLRNSSSRLTCTASSSSSSTIEEQRKKKDGSGTKVKLNVRLDHQVNFGEHVAMFGSAKEIGSWKKKSPLNWTEKGWVCELELDGGQVLEYKFVIVKNDGSLSWESGDNRVLKLPNSGNFSVVCHWDATRETLDLPQEVCNDDGGGGDERDTQDVGSENGAQLQKSTLGGQWQGKDASFMRSNDHGNREVGRNWDTTGLEGTALKMVEGDRNSRNWWRKLEMVREVIVGSVEREERLKALIYSAIYLKWINTGQIPCFEDGGHHRPNRHAEISRLIFRELEHICSKKDATAEEVLVARKIHPCLPSFKAEFTAAVPLTRIRDIAHRNDIPHDLKQEIKHTIQNKLHRNAGPEDLIATEAMLQRITETPGKYSGDFVEQFKIFHNELKDFFNAGSLTEQLDSMKISMDDRGLSALNLFFECKKRLDTSGESNNVLELIKTMHSLASLRESIIKELNSGLRNDAPDTAIAMRQKWRLCEIGLEDYFFVLLSRFLNALETMGGADQLAKDVASRDVASWNDPLDALVLGVHQVGLSGWKQEECLAIGNELLAWRERDLLEKEGEEDGKTIWAMRLKATLDRARRLTAEYSDLLLQIFPPNVEILGRALGIPENSVKTYTEAEIRAGIIFQISKLCTVLLKAVRNSLGSEGWDVVVPGSTSGTLVQVESIVPGSLPATSGGPIILLVNKADGDEEVSAANGNIAGVMLLQELPHLSHLGVRARQEKIVFVTCDDDDKVADIRRLVGKFVRLEASPSHVNLILSTEDRSRIPKSSANKKTDKNSVSKKKTDKKSLSTDDKESKPVSSSKDIPSGGIIALADADVPTSGSKSAACGLLASLAEASDSGMSSAQRTWSSSII; encoded by the exons ATGGAGAGCATTGGCAGCCACCATTGTTGCAGCTCTCCTTTCACCTTCATCACTAGAAACTCATCAACACTTCCTAAACTTGTTAACTTCACTCGCAGAGTTCATCTCAGCCACCAATCTCACCGACTCAGAAACTCCTCTTCTCGCCTCACTTgcactgcttcttcttcttcctcttccaccAT AGAGGAACAacggaagaagaaagatgggtCTGGAACGAAGGTGAAGTTGAATGTGAGGTTAGATCATCAAGTTAACTTTGGTGAACATGTGGCTATGTTTGGATCAGCTAAAGAGATTGGTTCATGGAAAAAGAAATCGCCTTTGAATTGGACTGAGAAAGGATGGGTTTGTGAGCTTGAGCTTGACGGTGGTCAAGTTTTAGAGTATAAGTTCGTCATTGTTAAGAATGATGGGTCACTCTCTTGGGAATCTGGTGATAACCGTGTCCTTAAGCTTCCAAATTCTGGGAATTTCTCAGTTGTTTGTCATTGGGATGCTACAAGAGAAACCCTTGATTTGCCTCAGGAGGTTTgtaatgatgatggtggtggtggggacgAGAGAGATACTCAGGACGTTGGAAGTGAAAATGGTGCGCAGCTTCAGAAAAGTACATTGGGTGGGCAGTGGCAAGGTAAAGATGCGTCCTTTATGCGTTCTAATGACCATGGAAATAGAGAAGTTGGAAGGAATTGGGATACTACTGGTCTTGAAGGCACAGCTCTTAAGATGGTTGAAGGTGATCGTAACTCTAGGAATTGGTGGAGAAAG CTTGAAATGGTACGCGAGGTTATAGTTGGGAGTGTTGAGAGGGAGGAACGATTGAAGGCGCTCATATACTCTGCAATTTATTTGAAG TGGATAAACACAGGTCAGATTCCTTGCTTTGAAGATGGAGGGCATCACCGTCCAAACCGGCATGCCGAGATTTCCAGGCTTATATTCCGGGAGTTGGAGCACATTTGCAGTAAGAAAGATGCTACGGCTGAG GAAGTGCTTGTTGCTCGAAAAATCCATCCTTGTTTGCCTTCTTTCAAAGCAGAGTTTACCGCAGCTGTCCCTCTAACTCGAATTAGGGACATAGCCCATCGCAATGATATTCCTCATGATCTCAAG CAAGAAATCAAGCATACCATACAAAATAAGCTTCACCGGAATGCGGGTCCAGAAGATCTAATTGCAACCGAGGCGATGCTTCAAAGAATTACCGAGACCCCAGGAAAATACAGTGGAGATTTTGTTGAGCAATTCAAAATATTCCATAATGAGCTTAAGGATTTCTTTAATGCTGGAAG CCTCACTGAACAACTTGATTCTATGAAAATTTCTATGGATGATAGAGGTCTTTCTGctctcaatttgttttttgaatgtAAAAAG CGCCTTGACACATCAGGAGAATCAAACAATGTTTTGGAGTTGATTAAAACCATGCATTCTCTGGCTTCTCTAAGAGAATCAATTATAAAGGAACTTAATAGCGGCTTGCGAAATGATGCTCCTGATACTGCCATTGCAATGCGCCAAAAG TGGCGCCTTTGTGAGATCGGCCTCGAAGACTACTTTTTTGTTCTACTAAGCAG ATTCCTCAATGCGCTTGAAACTATGGGAGGAGCTGATCAACTTGCAAAAGATGTGGCATCAAGAGACGTTGCCTCGTGGAATGATCCACTAGATGCTTTGGTGTTGGGTGTTCACCAAGTAGGTCTCTCTGGTTGGAAGCAAGAAGAGTGTTTAGCCATTGGAAATGAACTCCTTGCTTGGCGAGAGAGAGACCTACTTGAAAAAGAAG GGGAAGAGGATGGAAAAACCATTTGGGCCATGAGGCTGAAAGCAACTCTTGATCGAGCACGCAGATTAACAGCAGAATATTCTGATTTACTTCTTCAAATATTTCCTCCTAATGTAGAG ATTCTAGGAAGAGCTCTAGGAATTCCAGAGAATAGTGTCAAGACCTATACAGAAGCCGAGATTCGTGCTGG CATAATTTTTCAGATCTCAAAGCTCTGCACTGTTCTTCTAAAAGCTGTAAGAAATTCACTTGGTTCTGAGGGCTGGGACGTCGTAGTACCTGGATCAACTTCTGGGACATTAGTTCAG GTCGAGAGCATTGTTCCAGGATCATTGCCAGCAACTTCTGGTGGTCCTATTATTCTCTTGGTCAACAAAGCTGATGGCGATGAGGAG GTAAGTGCTGCTAATGGGAACATAGCCGGAGTCATGCTCCTGCAGGAACTGCCTCACTTGTCTCACCTTGGCGTTAGAGCGCGGCAG GAGAAAATTGTCTTCGTGACATGTGATGACGATGACAAGGTCGCTGATATACGACGACTTGTGGGAAAATTCGTGAG GTTGGAAGCATCTCCAAGCCATGTGAACCTGATACTTTCAACTGAGGATAGGAGTCGCATTCCCAAATCCAGTGCGAACAAAAAAACGGACAAGAATAGCGTATCTAAGAAAAAAACGGATAAGAAGAGCTTATCTACTGATGATAAAGAGTCAAAACCTGTTTCCTCATCCAAG GATATCCCTAGTGGAGGAATTATAGCACTTGCTGATGCAGATGTACCAACCTCTGGTTCAAAATCTGCTGCATGTGGTCTTCTTGCATCTTTAGCAGAAGCCTCTGATAGTG GAATGAGCAGTGCACAGCGAACATGGAGTTCCAGCATCATTTAA
- the LOC104736668 gene encoding two-component response regulator ARR22-like, translating into MTREELPNLAESKLTALVVDDNFVNQSIHQKLLARLGITNEVVCNGKEAVDAHCSGRNYDLILMDMDMPIMNGIQATKRLREMGIESKIAGVTTRANEGEKKEFMEAGLNDFQEKPLTISKLLSILHKFDFYVQT; encoded by the exons atgaCGAGAGAAGAGCTTCCAAATTTGGCAGAGTCGAAGTTAACAGCTTTGGTCGTAGATGACAATTTCGTAAACCAAAGCATACATCAAAAACTTTTGGCTCGTCTAGGGATTACAAACGAAGTCGTTTGTAACGGGAAAGAAGCTGTTGACGCTCATTGTTCCGGTAGAAACTATGATCTTATTCTTATGGATATGGACATGCCCATCATGAACGGTATTCAG GCGACAAAGAGACTAAGGGAGATGGGGATAGAGAGCAAGATAGCAGGAGTAACGACTAGAGCTAacgaaggagagaagaaagagtttaTGGAAGCTGGCCTTAATGACTTTCAAGAGAAACCTCTTACTATCTCTAAGCTTCTCTCTATTCttcataaatttgatttttatgtccaaacctaa
- the LOC104736669 gene encoding UMP-CMP kinase 3 isoform X3, whose amino-acid sequence MGSIVNGANGTATGKKPTVIFVLGGPGSGKGTQCAYIVEHYGYTHLSAGDLLRAEIKSGSENGTMIQNMIKEGKIVPSEVTIKLLQKAIQENGNDKFLIDGFPRNEENRAAFEKVTEIEPKFVLFFDCPEEEMEKRLLGRNQGREDDNIETIRKRFKVFLESSLPVIQYYEAKGKVRKINAAKPIEAVFEEVKTIFSPEAEKVEA is encoded by the exons ATGGGATCCATTGTTAATG GTGCAAATGGAACCGCAACTGGGAAGAAACCCACTGTTATTTTTGTCCTTG GTGGTCCTGGAAGTGGAAAAGGTACCCAGTGTGCCTATATCGTCGAACATTATGGTTACACACATCTGAGTGCTGGAGACCTTCTTAGGGCTGAAATTAAATCAGGTTCTGAGAATGG AACTATGATCCAGAATATGATTAAAGAAGGGAAGATTGTACCTTCTGAGGTTACAATCAAGCTTTTACAGAAAGCAATTCAGGAAAACGGGAATGATAAATTCCTCATTGATGGTTTCCCTCGCAATGAGGAAAACCGTGCAGCATTTGAGAAAGTT ACTGAGATTGAACCAAAGTTTGTCTTGTTCTTCGATTGCCCTgaggaagagatggagaagCGCCTGTTAGGCCGCAACCAG GGGAGAGAGGATGACAATATTGAGACTATAAGGAAGCGCTTTAAGGTGTTTCTTGAATCTAGCTTACCAGTGATTCAGTATTACGAAGCTAAGGGAAAAGTTAGGAAG ATTAATGCCGCCAAGCCCATTGAAGCTGTATTTGAGGAGGTGAAGACAATTTTTTCTCCTGAAGCTGAGAAG GTTGAAGCCTAG
- the LOC104736667 gene encoding phosphoglucan, water dikinase, chloroplastic isoform X1 produces the protein MESIGSHHCCSSPFTFITRNSSTLPKLVNFTRRVHLSHQSHRLRNSSSRLTCTASSSSSSTIEEQRKKKDGSGTKVKLNVRLDHQVNFGEHVAMFGSAKEIGSWKKKSPLNWTEKGWVCELELDGGQVLEYKFVIVKNDGSLSWESGDNRVLKLPNSGNFSVVCHWDATRETLDLPQEVCNDDGGGGDERDTQDVGSENGAQLQKSTLGGQWQGKDASFMRSNDHGNREVGRNWDTTGLEGTALKMVEGDRNSRNWWRKLEMVREVIVGSVEREERLKALIYSAIYLKWINTGQIPCFEDGGHHRPNRHAEISRLIFRELEHICSKKDATAEEVLVARKIHPCLPSFKAEFTAAVPLTRIRDIAHRNDIPHDLKQEIKHTIQNKLHRNAGPEDLIATEAMLQRITETPGKYSGDFVEQFKIFHNELKDFFNAGSLTEQLDSMKISMDDRGLSALNLFFECKKRLDTSGESNNVLELIKTMHSLASLRESIIKELNSGLRNDAPDTAIAMRQKWRLCEIGLEDYFFVLLSRFLNALETMGGADQLAKDVASRDVASWNDPLDALVLGVHQVGLSGWKQEECLAIGNELLAWRERDLLEKEGEEDGKTIWAMRLKATLDRARRLTAEYSDLLLQIFPPNVEILGRALGIPENSVKTYTEAEIRAGIIFQISKLCTVLLKAVRNSLGSEGWDVVVPGSTSGTLVQVESIVPGSLPATSGGPIILLVNKADGDEEVSAANGNIAGVMLLQELPHLSHLGVRARQEKIVFVTCDDDDKVADIRRLVGKFVRLEASPSHVNLILSTEDRSRIPKSSANKKTDKNSVSKKKTDKKSLSTDDKESKPVSSSKDIPSGGIIALADADVPTSGSKSAACGLLASLAEASDSVHSEHGVPASFKVPTGVVIPFGSMELALKQSNSEEKFASLLEKLETARPEGGELDTICDQIHEVMKSLQVPKETINSISKAFPKDARLIVRSSANVEDLAGMSAAGLYESIPNVSPSDPLVFSGSVCQVWASLYTRRAVLSRRAAGVTQKEASMAVLVQEMLSPDLSFVLHTVSPADPDSNLVEAEIAPGLGETLASGTRGTPWRLASGKLDGIVQTLAFANFSEELLVSGTGPADGKYVRLTVDYSKKRLTVDSVFRQQLGQRLGSVGFFLERNFGCAQDVEGCLVGEDVYIVQSRPQPL, from the exons ATGGAGAGCATTGGCAGCCACCATTGTTGCAGCTCTCCTTTCACCTTCATCACTAGAAACTCATCAACACTTCCTAAACTTGTTAACTTCACTCGCAGAGTTCATCTCAGCCACCAATCTCACCGACTCAGAAACTCCTCTTCTCGCCTCACTTgcactgcttcttcttcttcctcttccaccAT AGAGGAACAacggaagaagaaagatgggtCTGGAACGAAGGTGAAGTTGAATGTGAGGTTAGATCATCAAGTTAACTTTGGTGAACATGTGGCTATGTTTGGATCAGCTAAAGAGATTGGTTCATGGAAAAAGAAATCGCCTTTGAATTGGACTGAGAAAGGATGGGTTTGTGAGCTTGAGCTTGACGGTGGTCAAGTTTTAGAGTATAAGTTCGTCATTGTTAAGAATGATGGGTCACTCTCTTGGGAATCTGGTGATAACCGTGTCCTTAAGCTTCCAAATTCTGGGAATTTCTCAGTTGTTTGTCATTGGGATGCTACAAGAGAAACCCTTGATTTGCCTCAGGAGGTTTgtaatgatgatggtggtggtggggacgAGAGAGATACTCAGGACGTTGGAAGTGAAAATGGTGCGCAGCTTCAGAAAAGTACATTGGGTGGGCAGTGGCAAGGTAAAGATGCGTCCTTTATGCGTTCTAATGACCATGGAAATAGAGAAGTTGGAAGGAATTGGGATACTACTGGTCTTGAAGGCACAGCTCTTAAGATGGTTGAAGGTGATCGTAACTCTAGGAATTGGTGGAGAAAG CTTGAAATGGTACGCGAGGTTATAGTTGGGAGTGTTGAGAGGGAGGAACGATTGAAGGCGCTCATATACTCTGCAATTTATTTGAAG TGGATAAACACAGGTCAGATTCCTTGCTTTGAAGATGGAGGGCATCACCGTCCAAACCGGCATGCCGAGATTTCCAGGCTTATATTCCGGGAGTTGGAGCACATTTGCAGTAAGAAAGATGCTACGGCTGAG GAAGTGCTTGTTGCTCGAAAAATCCATCCTTGTTTGCCTTCTTTCAAAGCAGAGTTTACCGCAGCTGTCCCTCTAACTCGAATTAGGGACATAGCCCATCGCAATGATATTCCTCATGATCTCAAG CAAGAAATCAAGCATACCATACAAAATAAGCTTCACCGGAATGCGGGTCCAGAAGATCTAATTGCAACCGAGGCGATGCTTCAAAGAATTACCGAGACCCCAGGAAAATACAGTGGAGATTTTGTTGAGCAATTCAAAATATTCCATAATGAGCTTAAGGATTTCTTTAATGCTGGAAG CCTCACTGAACAACTTGATTCTATGAAAATTTCTATGGATGATAGAGGTCTTTCTGctctcaatttgttttttgaatgtAAAAAG CGCCTTGACACATCAGGAGAATCAAACAATGTTTTGGAGTTGATTAAAACCATGCATTCTCTGGCTTCTCTAAGAGAATCAATTATAAAGGAACTTAATAGCGGCTTGCGAAATGATGCTCCTGATACTGCCATTGCAATGCGCCAAAAG TGGCGCCTTTGTGAGATCGGCCTCGAAGACTACTTTTTTGTTCTACTAAGCAG ATTCCTCAATGCGCTTGAAACTATGGGAGGAGCTGATCAACTTGCAAAAGATGTGGCATCAAGAGACGTTGCCTCGTGGAATGATCCACTAGATGCTTTGGTGTTGGGTGTTCACCAAGTAGGTCTCTCTGGTTGGAAGCAAGAAGAGTGTTTAGCCATTGGAAATGAACTCCTTGCTTGGCGAGAGAGAGACCTACTTGAAAAAGAAG GGGAAGAGGATGGAAAAACCATTTGGGCCATGAGGCTGAAAGCAACTCTTGATCGAGCACGCAGATTAACAGCAGAATATTCTGATTTACTTCTTCAAATATTTCCTCCTAATGTAGAG ATTCTAGGAAGAGCTCTAGGAATTCCAGAGAATAGTGTCAAGACCTATACAGAAGCCGAGATTCGTGCTGG CATAATTTTTCAGATCTCAAAGCTCTGCACTGTTCTTCTAAAAGCTGTAAGAAATTCACTTGGTTCTGAGGGCTGGGACGTCGTAGTACCTGGATCAACTTCTGGGACATTAGTTCAG GTCGAGAGCATTGTTCCAGGATCATTGCCAGCAACTTCTGGTGGTCCTATTATTCTCTTGGTCAACAAAGCTGATGGCGATGAGGAG GTAAGTGCTGCTAATGGGAACATAGCCGGAGTCATGCTCCTGCAGGAACTGCCTCACTTGTCTCACCTTGGCGTTAGAGCGCGGCAG GAGAAAATTGTCTTCGTGACATGTGATGACGATGACAAGGTCGCTGATATACGACGACTTGTGGGAAAATTCGTGAG GTTGGAAGCATCTCCAAGCCATGTGAACCTGATACTTTCAACTGAGGATAGGAGTCGCATTCCCAAATCCAGTGCGAACAAAAAAACGGACAAGAATAGCGTATCTAAGAAAAAAACGGATAAGAAGAGCTTATCTACTGATGATAAAGAGTCAAAACCTGTTTCCTCATCCAAG GATATCCCTAGTGGAGGAATTATAGCACTTGCTGATGCAGATGTACCAACCTCTGGTTCAAAATCTGCTGCATGTGGTCTTCTTGCATCTTTAGCAGAAGCCTCTGATAGTG TGCACAGCGAACATGGAGTTCCAGCATCATTTAAGGTTCCAACTGGAGTTGTCATACCTTTTGGATCGATGGAATTAGCTTTAAAGCAAAGTAATTCAGAAGAAAAGTTTGCGTCTTTGTTAGAAAAGTTAGAAACCGCCAGACCTGAGGGCGGTGAGCTTGACACCATATGCGATCAGATCCATGAAGTGATGAAATCATTGCAAGTGCCTAAAGAAACAATCAACAGCATAAGCAAAGCATTTCCCAAAGACGCTCGTCTCATTGTACGTTCAAGCGCTAACGTCGAGGACTTAGCTGGAATGTCAGCTGCAGGACTCTATGAATCAATCCCCAACGTGAGTCCCTCAGATCCATTGGTGTTTTCTGGTTCGGTTTGCCAAGTTTGGGCTTCTCTCTACACAAGAAGAGCTGTTCTAAGCCGTAGAGCTGCTGGTGTCACTCAAAAAGAAGCTTCAATGGCGGTTCTTGTTCAAGAAATGCTTTCGCCGGACCTATCTTTTGTTTTGCACACGGTCAGTCCAGCTGATCCAGACAGTAATCTTGTGGAAGCCGAGATTGCTCCTGGTTTAGGTGAGACTTTAGCTTCAGGGACAAGAGGAACACCATGGAGACTCGCTTCGGGCAAACTCGATGGGATTGTGCAAACCTTAGCTTTCGCAAACTTCAGCGAAGAGCTTCTTGTGTCAGGAACAGGTCCTGCTGATGGTAAGTACGTTCGCTTGACCGTTGACTATAGCAAGAAACGGTTAACCGTTGACTCAGTGTTTAGACAGCAACTTGGTCAGCGACTTGGTTCGGTTGGTTTCTTCTTGGAAAGAAACTTTGGCTGTGCACAAGATGTTGAAGGTTGTTTGGTTGGTGAAGATGTTTACATTGTTCAGTCAAGGCCACAACCTCTGTAG